Proteins encoded within one genomic window of Brienomyrus brachyistius isolate T26 chromosome 22, BBRACH_0.4, whole genome shotgun sequence:
- the pick1 gene encoding PRKCA-binding protein — protein MFTDMDYELEEDKLGIPTVPGTVTLKKDAQNLIGISIGGGAQYCPCLYIVQVFDNTPAALDGTLAAGDEITGVNGKPVKGKTKVEVAKMIQAVQGEATIHYNKLQADPKQGKSLDIVLKKVKHRLVENMSSGTADALGLSRAILCNDGLVKRLEELEKTAELYKGLMEHTKRLLRAFFELSQTHRAFGDVFSVIGVREPQAAASEAFVKFAEAHRSIEKFGIRLLKTVKPMLHDLNTYLHKAIPDTKLTIRKYLDVKFEYLSYCLKVKEMDDEEYSCIALGEPLYRVSTGNYEYRLVLRCRQEARARFAKMRKDVLEKLELLDQKHVQDIVFQLQRFVSGMSRYYDECYAVLKEADVFPIEVDLSRTTINYGSQASSYGDEDEEEEEGGEGGKAGEEGSGSACQAENGAEKLIDDE, from the exons ATGTTCACAGACATGGACTATGAGCTGGAGGAAGACAAACT AGGGATCCCGACTGTCCCCGGAACTGTGACCCTAAAGAAGGATGCGCAGAACCTCATAGGCATCAGCATTGGAGGGGGAGCCCAGTACTGCCCCTGTCTCTACATAGTACAG GTGTTTGACAACACGCCGGCTGCGCTGGATGGGACCCTTGCAGCCGGAGATGAGATCACCGGGGTGAATGGAAAACCTGTCAAGGGCAAGACCAAGGTGGAGGTGGCTAAGATGATCCAGGCTGTGCAG GGTGAAGCTACCATTCATTACAACAAACTGCAGGCTGACCCCAAGCAGGGAAAATCACTGGACATAG TTCTGAAGAAGGTGAAGCATCGGCTAGTGGAGAACATGAGCTCAGGCACGGCTGATGCCCTGGGGCTGAGTCGCGCCATTCTCTGCAATG ACGGACTGGTGAAGAGGTTAGAGGAGTTGGAGAAGACGGCGGAGCTTTACAAAG GCCTCATGGAGCACACCAAACGACTGCTTAGGGCGTTCTTCGAGCTGTCGCAGACTCACAGAG CTTTTGGTGATGTTTTCTCCGTCATCGGTGTGCGGGAACCCCAGGCCGCGGCCAGCGAGGCCTTCGTGAAGTTCGCTGAGGCCCATCGCAGCATCGAAAAGTTCGGCATCCGTCTGCTTAAGACCGTCAAACCG ATGCTTCATGACCTGAACACTTACCTGCATAAGGCCATTCCAGATACCAAGTTGACGATTCGGAAATACCTCGATGTGAAGTTTGAGTACTTG tcataTTGCCTGAAGGTGAAGGAGATGGATGATGAGGAGTACAGCTGCATC GCATTAGGTGAGCCACTGTACCGCGTCAGCACAGGCAACTATGAGTACCGACTCGTCCTGCGCTGCCGCCAAGAAGCACGGGCCCGCTTTGCCAAGATGAGGAAGGATGTCCTGGAGAAGCTGGAGTTGCTGGACCAAAAACACG TCCAAGACATCGTATTCCAGCTGCAGCGGTTTGTCTCGGGCATGTCCCGCTACTACGATGAGTGCTACGCAGTGCTGAAGGAGGCTGACGTGTTCCCCATCGAGGTGGACCTCTCTCGCACCACAATCAACTACGGCAGCCAGGCCTCCTCCTACGGtgatgaggatgaggaggaggaagagggggGGGAAGGAGGAAAGGCTGGTGAGGAGGGGAGCGGATCTGCCTGTCAGGCTGAGAATGGAGCTGAGAAGCTCATTGATGATGAATAA